CGATGCGCGCCCGCTACGGCGCCGACCAGCCGCTCAAGGGCGCCCGGATCGCCGGCTCGCTGCACATGACCATCCAGACCGCCGTCCTCATCGAGACGCTCACCGCCCTCGGCGCCGACGTGCGCTGGGCGACGTGCAACATCTTCTCGACCCAGGACCACGCCGCCGCGGCCGTCGTCGTCGGCAAGAACGGCACCGTCGACGCCCCCGCCGGCACCCCGGTCTTCGCCTGGAAGGGCGAGACCCTGGCCGAGTACTGGGACGAGGCCGAGAAGGTCTTCGACTTCACCGACGCCGACGGCAACAAGATCGGCCCCAACATGCTGCTCGACGACGGCGGCGACATCACGCTGCTCGTCCACAAGGGCGTGGAGTTCGAGAAGGCCGGTGCCGTGCCGGGCCAGGACTCGACCGACAACGAGGAGTACAAGGAGGTCCTCCGGGTCCTCGCGCGCTCGCTCGACAACGACCCGCAGCGCTGGACCAACATCGCCAACGGCATCAAGGGCGTCACCGAGGAGACCACCACCGGTGTCCTGCGCCTCTACGACCGCTTCAAGGAGGGCTCGCTCCTCTTCCCGGCGATCAACGTCAACGACTCGGTCACCAAGTCGAAGTTCGACAACAAGTACGGCTGCCGCCACTCGCTCATCGACGGCATCAACCGCGGCACCGACGTGATGATCGCCGGCAAGACGGCGGTCGTGTGCGGCTACGGCGACGTGGGCAAGGGCTCCGCCGAGTCGCTCCGCGGCCAGGGCGCTCGCGTCATCATCACCGAGATCGACCCGATCTGCGCGCTGCAGGCGGCGATGGACGGCTACGAGGTCAAGCGCCTCGAGTCGGTCGTCGACTTCGCCGACATCTTCATCACCACGACGGGCAACTTCGACATCATCCGCGTCGAGCACTTCGAGAGGATGAAGAACCAGGCCATCGTCGGCAACATCGGCCACTTCGACAACGAGATCGACATGGCCGGCCTCGCGAAGATCCCGGGCATCGTCAAGGACGAGATCAAGCCGCAGGTCCACCAGTGGATCTTCCCCGACGGCAAGAAGGTCATCGTCCTCTCCGAGGGCCGCCTGCTGAACCTCGGCAACGCGACCGGCCACCCGTCGTTCGTCATGTCGAACTCCTTCACCAACCAGGTGCTCGCGCAGATCGAGATCTTCACCAAGACCGACGAGTACCCGATCGGCGTCTACGTGCTCCCGAAGCACCTCGACGAGGAGGTCGCCCGCCTCCACCTCGACGCCATCGGCGTGGAGCTGACCGAGCTCAACCAGGCGCAGGCCGACTACCTCGGCGTCCCGGTCGAGGGCCCGTACAAGTCGGAGCACTACCGCTACTGACCAGCTACTGAGCAGTACGTCGACGAGGCCCGGCACCGTGGTGGTGCCGGGCCTTCGTCGTGCCCCCGCCTAATATTGCGGGCGTGACCCCGCCCAGCAGCGCGCCGTACCCGACGAAGGGACGCGTCCTCGTCGTCGACGACGACGCCCCGCTCGCGGAGATGCTCGGCATCGTGCTGGGGCAGGAGGGCTTCGAGAGCCGGGTCTGCCCGCGGGGCGACCTGGCGCTGGCGGCGTTCCGCGACTACAAGCCCGACCTGGTGCTGCTCGACCTGATGCTGCCCGGCAAGGACGGCATCGACGTCTGCAAGGAGATCCGCGCCGAGTCCGGCGTCCCGATCGTGATGCTGACCGCCAAGGGCGACACCGTCGACGTGGTGGTCGGACTGGAGTCCGGGGCCGACGACTACGTCGTCAAGCCGTTCAAGCCCAAGGAGCTCGTCGCCCGGATCCGAGCGCGGGTACGCCGTACCGAGGCGGTCCCGCAGGAGGCGCTCGCCATCCGAGACGTCGAGATCGACGTGGCCGGGCACGCGGTGACCCGTGGCGGCGAGGAGATCTCGTTGACGCCGCTCGAGTTCGACCTGCTGCTGTGCCTGGCGCGCAAGCCCGGCCAGGTGTTCACCCGCCAGGCGCTCCTGGAGGAGGTCTGGGGCTACCAGCACGCCGCGGACACCCGCCTGGTCAACGTGCACGTGCAGCGACTGCGCTCCAAGGTCGAGCACGACCCCGAGCACCCCGAGATCGTGCTGACCGTGCGCGGGGTCGGCTACAAGGCCGGCTCGGCCCAGTGATCACAGGTGCTTGAGGCGCTCCGCCGCTGCTGGGGGTGGCTCGCACCCCGGCTGCGCCGCGCACTGACCTTCTGGCGGCGCTCGATCCAGGCCCGGGTCGTGGCGAGCACGGTGGTGCTGTCCGCGGTCGTGGTCAGCGGCGTCGGCTGGATCCTGCTGCAGCAGACCCGTGACGGCCTGCTGCGGCACCGCTCCGAGGTCGTGCTCGGCGAGGTCGACGCCGAGGTCGCCGACGCCCAGGACCGCCTCGAGGCGGCGTCGGGACGCGAGGTCAACGCCAGCCAGCAGCAGCGCGACCTGGTCGACCCGATCATCGAGCGGGGCGCGAGCCGGGGGTACGCCGTCGTGCTGGCCGGGCCCGAGGGGGAGGACCCGGCCCTGCGCACCGGCGGCGGCGAGTACACCAGCGGCCTCGACCTGATCAGCATCCCCACCTCCCTCGAGGAGCACTTCGACGCCCCGCGCCGGGCGACGGCGTGGACCTACACCGAGATCGTGCGCACGACGGGCGCCGGCTCCGACGCGAGGACCACCCGGGAGCCGGGGATCGTGGTCGGCTCCCAGGTCCAGCTGCCCTCGGACGGCAAGACCTACACGCTCTACTTCCTGTTCCCGCTCTCCGAGGAGCAGGACACCCTCGACCTGGTGACCCGGGCGCTGCTGACGGCGGCCGGGCTGCTGCTCGCGCTGGTCGCGGGCCTGACCTGGCTGGTGACCCGGCAGGTGGTAACCCCGATCCGGCTGGCCCGGCGGGTCGCCGAGCGGCTCGCGGCCGGGCGGCTGCAGGAACGGCTGCAGGTCACCGGCGAGGACGACATCGCGCGCCTGGCGTACTCCTTCAACCAGATGGCGACCAGCCTCCAGCGCCAGATCCGCCAGCTCGAGGAGCTCAGCTGGGTCCAGCGCCGGTTCGTGTCGGACGTGTCCCACGAGCTGCGCACCCCGCTGACGACCGTGCGGATGGCCTCCGACGTCCTTCACGACGCGCGCGAGAGCTTCGACCCGGCGACGGCCCGCTCGGCGGAGCTGATGCAGGCCGAGCTCGACCGGTTCGAGAACCTGCTCGTCGACCTGCTCGAGATCAGCCGCTTCGACGCCGGCGCCGCGGTGCTCGCCACCGAGAACGTCAACCTCGGCGACCTCGTACGACGGGTGGTCGAGGCCGCTCAGCCACTGGCGGACCAGCGCGGGATCCGGGTGCAGGTCGTCGAGCCGGGGCACCCCGTCCAGGCCGACGTCGACGTGCGCCGGATCGAGCGGATCGTGCGCAACCTGGTCACCAACGCGATCGACCACGCCCTCGCCGACGACCCGACCGAGGCGGTCATCGTGCGCCTCGAGTCGGACGAGGAGGCGGCCGCGATCACCGTGCGCGACCACGGGGTCGGCCTGGCGCCCGGCGAGGCGTCGATGGTCTTCAACCGCTTCTGGCGCTCCGACCCGGCCCGCACCCGCACCAGCGGTGGCACCGGCCTGGGCCTCGCGATCGCGCAGGAGGACGCGCACCTGCACGGCGGCTGGCTGCAGGCGTGGGGCAGGACCGGTCAGGGGGCACAGTTCCGGCTGACCGTGCCCCGGCACGCCGACGGCACGCTGCGGCACAGCCCGCTCCCGCTGGTTCCCGAGGACGCGATGTCGAGCGACGCCGCCGTCGTGGTCGGGCCCGCGGGCGTCGTACCCGAGGGGGAGGAGTGATGACCCGCCTGCGCGCCGTCGTGGTGCTCGTGCTCGCCCTGGCGGTGCTGTCCGGCTGCACGTCGCTCCCGACCTCCGGCCCCGTGGTCCAGAGCCGCGGCACCGACCGCGGTGACACCCGCCGGGCCAGTGACATCGACGCCCGGCCCCCGGTCGAGGGTGCATCGCGCACCGAGGTGGTCGCCGGGTTCCTCGACGCGATGACGGCGTGGCCGGTGCAGACCAGCGTCGCGAAGCAGTACCTCACCAAGGAGGCCGCGGCCGGCTGGAACCCCGAGCAGGAGACGATCATCTACAGCGACTCGCTGCCCGTGCGCGAGAGCGGGGGCTTCGTGTCGGTGTCCCTGACCGCCGCCGACCGGCTCGACTCGGTCGGGGCGTGGCGGGGCGCGATGGGCGCCGAGGAGCTGACCCTCGACTTCAAGGTCACCGTGCAGGACGGGGAGTACCGGATCACCGACCCGCCGGACGCGCTCGTCGTGCCCGCCTCGTGGTTCCGGCAGCGCTACCACCAGGTCTCGCTCTACTACTTCGACCCGGTCGCCAAGATCCTCGTCCCCGAGCCGGTGTTCGTGCCGGAGGGCGACCAGCTCGCCACCAGCCTCGTCGCCGGCCTGCTCGCCGGTCCGCCGCCACTGGCCCAGGGCGTGGTGCGCTCGTTCCTGCCCTCGGGGCTGTCCGTGGGGCTGTCCGTGCCCGTCAGCGACGCCGGCGTCGCCGACATCTCGCTCGTCGGCGAGGCCCAGTCGGTCACCTCCGAGCAGGCCGGCCTGATGCTCGCCCAGCTCGCGTGGACGCTGCGCCAGGACCCGTCGGTCACCGCACTGCGGGTCAGCGTCGACGGCTCCCCGCTGCCGCTGCCGGGCGGTGTCGCGCAGTACTCCGTCGACGCGGCCGCCGCCTACGGCCCGGCCGGCCCCGGCGGCGGCAAGACGCTCTACGGCATCAGCCAGGGCCGGCTGGTCTCCGGCGCCCAGGACACCGACCTCGACCCCGTCACCGGCGTGTTCGGCGACGAGGGGGCAGGTCTCACCGCGATCGCGGTCAGCCCCGACAACGAGGAGGTCGCCGGCGTCGACGCGGGTGGGCGCCGCGTCCGCCTCGCCCACGTCCAGCAGTCGACCTCCGAGCCCGCCGCGCAGGTGCTGCTCGACGGCGGCAGCTACGCCCGCCCGACCTGGGACCACGCCGGACGGCTGTGGGTGCTGGAGCGCAGGGCGAGCGGCGCGGTCGTGTGGTTGTACGACGGCGCCCAGCTGCGCACCGTGAGGGTCCCCGGCATCACCGGCACCCGCGCCCGCAGCCTCGTCGTCAGCCGCGACGGCACCCGCCTGGTCGGGGTGGTCCGGGTGAGCGGGCAGGGCGACGAGGTCGTCGGTGCCCGGGTGTTCCTCAACGGTCGCGGCCAGGTCGCCCGGGCGGGCCGGCCGTTCGTCGTACGCGCTCCCGAGGGCAGTGCCGTCATCGACATCGCCTGGGCCAGCCCGGTCCGGGTCGCGCTGCTGACCGCGAGCGTCCCCGGCAACCTCTACGAGGTCGACGTGGTCGCCGTCGACGGCGCCACGGTCGGCGTCGACGTCCTGTCCACCATCGTCACCGGCGAGGTCCTCGGGCTGGCTGCCTCGCCCGTCGAGGACGCGCCGATGTACGCCGTCTACGCCCGCCAGTACGTCGACCTGGTGCGCCAGGAGGACCACGAGGCCGGGCCGGGAGGGCTCTCGGAGCTCGACTACGCGGGCTGAGCACCGAGCTGAGCACCGAGCTGAGCACCGAGCTGAGCACCGAGCTGAGTCTCCACAGGCTCCCCGGCGCCGGTTGCCCGGGTGGGGGTGGCCTGCTGAGGTGGGCCGGTGGCCACCGCGCAGCTGATCGACGGGTTCGTCGACCTGGTGCTCGGCTCGCGCTGCGTGGGCTGCGACCGGCCCGGGCGCCCCTGCTGCCCGGCCTGCCGCGACCTGTGCCGGCTGCTGGCCACCCAGGCCGTGCCGCACTGGCCGACGCCCTGCCCGGCGGGGCTGGTGCCGACCTACGCGGTGGGGGACTACGACGGCCTGCTGCGTGACCTCGTCCTCGCCCACAAGGAGCGCCGGGTGCTCGCCCTCGCCCGGCCCCTCGGTGACCTGCTCGCCGGGTCGGTCGGGGCCGCGGCACCGCCGGGCCCGCTGGTCCTGGTCCCCGTGCCGTCGCGTGCCACGACCGTGCGCCAGCGCGGCCACGACCCCACCCTCGCCATGACCCGGGCCGCCGCCGCGCTGCTCGGCGCCGAGACACGGGTGGCCCGGCTGCTGCGGCTGCGCCCCGGTGTCGTCGACCAGGCCGGCCTCGACGCCGCCGGCCGCTCCGCCAACCTCGCCGGCTCGATGACGGCGCCCGCG
This genomic interval from Nocardioides kongjuensis contains the following:
- a CDS encoding LpqB family beta-propeller domain-containing protein, producing the protein MTRLRAVVVLVLALAVLSGCTSLPTSGPVVQSRGTDRGDTRRASDIDARPPVEGASRTEVVAGFLDAMTAWPVQTSVAKQYLTKEAAAGWNPEQETIIYSDSLPVRESGGFVSVSLTAADRLDSVGAWRGAMGAEELTLDFKVTVQDGEYRITDPPDALVVPASWFRQRYHQVSLYYFDPVAKILVPEPVFVPEGDQLATSLVAGLLAGPPPLAQGVVRSFLPSGLSVGLSVPVSDAGVADISLVGEAQSVTSEQAGLMLAQLAWTLRQDPSVTALRVSVDGSPLPLPGGVAQYSVDAAAAYGPAGPGGGKTLYGISQGRLVSGAQDTDLDPVTGVFGDEGAGLTAIAVSPDNEEVAGVDAGGRRVRLAHVQQSTSEPAAQVLLDGGSYARPTWDHAGRLWVLERRASGAVVWLYDGAQLRTVRVPGITGTRARSLVVSRDGTRLVGVVRVSGQGDEVVGARVFLNGRGQVARAGRPFVVRAPEGSAVIDIAWASPVRVALLTASVPGNLYEVDVVAVDGATVGVDVLSTIVTGEVLGLAASPVEDAPMYAVYARQYVDLVRQEDHEAGPGGLSELDYAG
- the mtrA gene encoding MtrAB system response regulator MtrA, which encodes MTPPSSAPYPTKGRVLVVDDDAPLAEMLGIVLGQEGFESRVCPRGDLALAAFRDYKPDLVLLDLMLPGKDGIDVCKEIRAESGVPIVMLTAKGDTVDVVVGLESGADDYVVKPFKPKELVARIRARVRRTEAVPQEALAIRDVEIDVAGHAVTRGGEEISLTPLEFDLLLCLARKPGQVFTRQALLEEVWGYQHAADTRLVNVHVQRLRSKVEHDPEHPEIVLTVRGVGYKAGSAQ
- a CDS encoding ComF family protein; translation: MATAQLIDGFVDLVLGSRCVGCDRPGRPCCPACRDLCRLLATQAVPHWPTPCPAGLVPTYAVGDYDGLLRDLVLAHKERRVLALARPLGDLLAGSVGAAAPPGPLVLVPVPSRATTVRQRGHDPTLAMTRAAAALLGAETRVARLLRLRPGVVDQAGLDAAGRSANLAGSMTAPAHAVRRLARRCPRAHVVVCDDVLTTGATLREAQRALEAAGVPVQAAAAVAATRRRNPAR
- the mtrB gene encoding MtrAB system histidine kinase MtrB, with amino-acid sequence MLEALRRCWGWLAPRLRRALTFWRRSIQARVVASTVVLSAVVVSGVGWILLQQTRDGLLRHRSEVVLGEVDAEVADAQDRLEAASGREVNASQQQRDLVDPIIERGASRGYAVVLAGPEGEDPALRTGGGEYTSGLDLISIPTSLEEHFDAPRRATAWTYTEIVRTTGAGSDARTTREPGIVVGSQVQLPSDGKTYTLYFLFPLSEEQDTLDLVTRALLTAAGLLLALVAGLTWLVTRQVVTPIRLARRVAERLAAGRLQERLQVTGEDDIARLAYSFNQMATSLQRQIRQLEELSWVQRRFVSDVSHELRTPLTTVRMASDVLHDARESFDPATARSAELMQAELDRFENLLVDLLEISRFDAGAAVLATENVNLGDLVRRVVEAAQPLADQRGIRVQVVEPGHPVQADVDVRRIERIVRNLVTNAIDHALADDPTEAVIVRLESDEEAAAITVRDHGVGLAPGEASMVFNRFWRSDPARTRTSGGTGLGLAIAQEDAHLHGGWLQAWGRTGQGAQFRLTVPRHADGTLRHSPLPLVPEDAMSSDAAVVVGPAGVVPEGEE
- the ahcY gene encoding adenosylhomocysteinase; the protein is MDYKVADLSLAEFGRKEIELAEHEMPGLMAMRARYGADQPLKGARIAGSLHMTIQTAVLIETLTALGADVRWATCNIFSTQDHAAAAVVVGKNGTVDAPAGTPVFAWKGETLAEYWDEAEKVFDFTDADGNKIGPNMLLDDGGDITLLVHKGVEFEKAGAVPGQDSTDNEEYKEVLRVLARSLDNDPQRWTNIANGIKGVTEETTTGVLRLYDRFKEGSLLFPAINVNDSVTKSKFDNKYGCRHSLIDGINRGTDVMIAGKTAVVCGYGDVGKGSAESLRGQGARVIITEIDPICALQAAMDGYEVKRLESVVDFADIFITTTGNFDIIRVEHFERMKNQAIVGNIGHFDNEIDMAGLAKIPGIVKDEIKPQVHQWIFPDGKKVIVLSEGRLLNLGNATGHPSFVMSNSFTNQVLAQIEIFTKTDEYPIGVYVLPKHLDEEVARLHLDAIGVELTELNQAQADYLGVPVEGPYKSEHYRY